GAACGCCGTTCAATCACCGCTTACTTTCCATCGAGTGAGTTGCTATTTAAGTTAGTAGCTTTCTGATTCCCTCTCCCTCAGGGAGAGGGCTAGGGTGAGGGGATGAAGTATAAGGCTGCTGGCTTTTCGATCCCCTCATCCTGACCTTCTCCCGGTGGGAGAAGGAACCCACATCCGCAAGGTCGTGGCGTAACTTAATACCATTGCCCGGTGGGAGAGGAAACTTTGGAACTCAAAACACCCACTTTACTATCGGCTGCGGTACATACTCATCAGCCCCGTCGATATAGAACTGATTGTGAATATAACTAAACTCTACGCCCACGAAGAGATGACTCTCGCGCCCCACCCACTTGCCGACATCGAGCAGTAACTGTGTGTCACTGTAGATCGTATCAACGAGACCACCCTCGGGGCCGGCGTAATCGATGTAGCCACCATAGACCAGCGGAACGCCTGCAACAGTAAACGGCACTTCTCAATCAAGCACCATGTGCCATGTTACCCCATGAGCACGGACATTATCTCTGAGCATGAATTTGGCATTGGCAAAGGAGAAATGAGGAACGTCCAGACTGAATCCAATACCGCTCGAATGCGCAAAGAAGCGGTCGGCGAAGTCGAATTCGTGGGCAAGCAGCACGTCCTTGATCGGTCCGAGCCTCAAGTTCAAGCCGAAGATCTTATTGAGACTGAACCGCGGGTGATATTCCAGGTACCAGATGAAATCAGCCTTGCGAGCCCGCTCCGCCAGGTGATACACGTCCATGAAAAAGTAGTTGTCGCCATACCTCCAACTGTCTGCGTGCTCAAGCGTGGCTGTATCGACAGTGTCTTTACCAGCACCCCAATTGAAACCATACATGTATTGAACGTTGGTTGTGCTCCATTCGAGCCATAGCGGACGCTGGTCATCGGCTTGGCTTTGCCTAGCACCTGCTACGTACACGAAAATTAGTGCGAACACCCGCAACTTCACAGTTCCCAACTTATGGCCCTTCAATGCCCGCTACCCTTCTAGCCAATCCCTAACCCCCAATCCCCAACCCCTATTTTTCAATCGGCGTATCCGCCAACCGCCCCCATTCGTTCCATGAGCCGTCGTAACTGCGTACATGCGGGTATCCCAATAACTGCGACAATACAAACCAGGCGTGTGCCGCACGGATACCAACCGCACAGTAAGTGATTGCTTCTTTCTCAGGCGTCACACCCTTCCCGCGATACAGGGCTTCGAGTTCGTCTCGTGACTTGAAGCTACCGTCGGCATTCAGGCCGTCTTCGTAGTGTAGAAACGCTGCACCCGGTATATGACCGCCCCGTTCGTTGTCCTTCGGCGGTTCCATCATGAACTGCTCACCACGATACTCCTCAGGTCGCCGCGTATCGAGCAATACCTTGCCTGATGCACCGACCGCGGCCCGCACATCTGCCAGCAAGGCGCGTTGAGAGAAATTGGGTGGTTGGGCACTGTATGTCGTTGCCGCGACTACTGGAGTTTCGGTCGATAGCGGTCGGCCTTCTGCAACCCACTTCTTGCGACTGCCGTTGAACACACGCACATCGCGATGACCAAACATCTTGAGATACCTATAGATCCAGGCATTGAAGGCAACAAACTCTCCGTACGCGACCACCGTGGTATCGTTGGCAATGCCGGAACGTGAGCAAAGTGCTTCGACAGCCGCTTTGTCGACGACCGTGCGAAAGTCAGCTTGTAGGCCCGTCCCGACCGCGCTCCAGAATAGCGCGCCTGGAATATGACCGGCATTGTAGGCCGTCGGGGCAATGTCAATTTCAAGGATGCGGACTTTGGGATCGTTGAGATGATCGGCTACCCATTGGGTATCGACCAGAATTTCGGGGTGAGCGTAGTTGGTCATTGGTCCCTCCCTTTGCGCCACGGTTCTACCGGAAACCCTGCGTTTATTCCGGCCTACGATACACGTGTTGAGCTGAGTGCAATTGCTTCACAGCTGCAACTGTTGCTATTATCCGCGCAACGTAGGATACCCCTATCACAAGGGGAGCCAGATGAGCAATCAGCAGAGTTCTGATCAAATTGTTCGGGCACGTGTCAATGACGTGCCGGTGTATGAGTTCGCGCAGCCATCGTTTACGCAGCCACCACCACTCAAGAACGCGCGGGTCGCTATCGTCACGACTGCCGGCCTGCGTAGCGATGGTAAACTGCACTGGCAGCCAGGAGATGAAAGTTTTACGGTTCTCGAAGGCACAGATCGCACGTTGGGGTTCGCCCACTTCAGCCCCAACTTCGACCGCAGTGGATTCGCGCTTGACCTCAATGTCGTTTATCCGATTGATCGCTTACGCGAACTGGCAGAGCGCGGGACTATTGGCTCGGTTGCCGCTCGCCATATTTCCTTTATGGGCGCACAGCATGATCACAATTTGTCGACTATGCGACTGGATACCGGACCGGCGGCAGCCAAGCTGCTACGCGATGACGGCGTTGATGTCGTGCTGCTAACCCCTGCGTGACCATTGTGCACGCGCACCGTTGGTGTGCTGGCCAATGTGTTTGAAACAGAAGGACTCGCGACCGTGTCGCTAGTAGCGGTACGGGGTCAAGCCGAGCGTATGAAAGCCCCACGCGCATTGTATTGTGATTTCCCACTAGGTCGCCCATTGGGCA
The sequence above is a segment of the Deltaproteobacteria bacterium genome. Coding sequences within it:
- a CDS encoding sulfurtransferase, translated to MTNYAHPEILVDTQWVADHLNDPKVRILEIDIAPTAYNAGHIPGALFWSAVGTGLQADFRTVVDKAAVEALCSRSGIANDTTVVAYGEFVAFNAWIYRYLKMFGHRDVRVFNGSRKKWVAEGRPLSTETPVVAATTYSAQPPNFSQRALLADVRAAVGASGKVLLDTRRPEEYRGEQFMMEPPKDNERGGHIPGAAFLHYEDGLNADGSFKSRDELEALYRGKGVTPEKEAITYCAVGIRAAHAWFVLSQLLGYPHVRSYDGSWNEWGRLADTPIEK